GAGCCGTGGGCACCTTCGTAGATCTTCACCAGACCCCGGTAACTGGAACGGCCAGAGTCCTTGGAGATGGACTTGGAGATGATGGTCCCGGAGGTGTTGGGGGCGAAGTGCACGATCTTGGCTCCGGCGTCCTGGTGCTGACCGCGACCGGCCATGGCGATGGAGAGCACTTCACCACGGGCACCCTCTTCGAGCAGGTAGCAGGCAGGGTACTTCATGGTGACTTTGGACCCGAGGTTGCCGTCCACCCATTCCATCATGCCGTCTTTGTAGACGGAGGCACGCTGGGTCACCAGGTTGTAGACGTTGTGGCTCCAGTTCTGGATGGTGGAGTAGCGGAAACGTCCGCCTTCACGCACCACGATTTCAATCACACCAGAGTGGAAGCTGTCGCGGCTGTAACTGGGTGCAGTGCAGCCCTCGATGTAGTGGGCCTGTGCCCCTTCGTCGCAGATGATCAGGGTGCGCTCGAACTGACCGGCGCTCTCTGCATTGATGCGGAAGTAGGTCTGCAGGGGAATGTCCACCTTCACACCTTTGGGGATGTACACGAAGGAACCACCGGACCACACAGCGCTGTTCAGGGCAGCAAACTTGTTGTCTTCGGGGGGAATCACGGTGGCGAAGTACTCGCGGAAGAGGTCCGGGTAATCCTTCAGGCCGTCTTCGATGGACACGAAAACCACCCCGAGTTTTTCCCACTCCTCTTTCAGGTTGTGGTAGACCATCTCGGATTCGTACTGTGCGCCCACACCGGCCAGAGCGGCACGCTCGGCTTCGGGGATACCCAGACGCTCGAAAGTCTGTTTCACGTCTTCGGGCACATCGTCCCAGCTGCGGGCGTTGATGCCTTCGGGCTTGATGTAGTAGTAGATTTCGTCCATGTCCAGGCCGGAGAGGTCTGCACCCCAGGTGGGCATGGGCTTGGAGTAGTAGATGTCCAGGGCTTTCAGACGGAATTCGAGCATCCACTCGGGCTCGTCTTTGGCTTTGGAGATCATTTCCACGACTTCGCGGCTCAGGCCCTTGGGTGCCTTGACGGCGTACCGCTCGGGGTTGGACCAGCCGAACTCGTAAGTGTTGTTGATGCTTGCAATTTCTTCAGACATTGCTGTCCTCCTGTGTGGGCAGAGCCTTTGACGCTAGACTTCCCACGTAGACTGATACTGTCGATTTGCCAGCCTGTCCAGCAGTTCTTTTTTCACGGTCAGGGTCTTACGGATGCGGGCTTTCAGCTCATGGCCTCCAGCGGTCTCCAGAATGTCTCCGTGCTCGATGTCCGCACTTCTGGCATACACCATGTACGGATTGATGATGCACTTGAAATCCAGCATGAGGGACATCGCGGCAGAAGAATAGGACATGTAACTGTGGTGCAGTCCTCCGACGCTCACAAAGGTGATGATCTTGTCAAACCACACCGCAGTGCGTCCCAGTTCTGGATAATGGGTGCCCACCGTTTCGATCAGTTTCTTGAGGTTCGCACAGATGCTCCAGTTGTACACCGGAAACATCAGGATGATCCCCTCTGCGCCCAGAATCTTCTCGCGCCAGAAATGGGTGTTCGGGTGGTTGAAAATCTGGTCGTTGTCGAAATCGGGAAGCGGGTGGTCCCCGTAATCCAGCCATTCAAAATCCAGGGTGCCAGAAGCATGTTCCTGCATCCAGCGAGCAAGCATTCTTCCTTTGCTCTCTGGATCAAGACTGGTGGAGATGAGGATCACTCTTGCCATCACATGCCCCTGTTCAGAAATCCAGCGCCAGGTGAAAACGCACACCTTCGCTCTGGCAGGCTTGCAACACTTTTTGCAGATCCTGAAGATCTTCCTGAACGTCTTCTGCAGTAAACCCACCAAAAGACTGCTCAGGACTGGACTTCAGGGCCTCAAGCAATGCACTGACTGTTCTGAGGGCTTCTGCAGCATCGAACCATTCCCGGTCTTCAGAAGCCATCTGTTCCTCTGCTGCAAAGTCATCCTCGTTCAGGTCGTCTTCATCGGGGTCCTCCAGCAAATCGAGGGCCTCTGTGTGGTCCATGAATTCCTCCAGTGGAGTGACACCCAGACGCTCACTCAGGTCCTGCAGATCTTCGATGGCATGGGCAAGGGCCTTGCCATCAATGAACGCATCCACCTTCAATTCGCTTTCCGGAACGATGAACAGTGCAAGACTCATGGGTTTACGCGCCTGCCAGCTCTTTGACCCAGTCGTAGCCTTCGGTGTCGAGCTTCTTGGCAAGCTCAGGGCCACCGGATTCCACAACGCGGCCATTCACAATCACGTGAACCTTGTCAGGGACGATGTAATCCAGCAGACGCTGGTAGTGGGTGATGATCAGGCCACCGAGGTTTTCGCCGCGCATGCTGTTCACACCTTTGGCCACGATTTTGAGGGCGTCCACGTCGAGACCGGAGTCGGTTTCATCCATGATGATGTACTCGGGTTCGAGCATCAGCATCTGCAGAATCTCGTTGCGCTTCTTCTCACCGCCGGAGAAGCCTTCGTTGAGGTAACGCTCCACGACGCTCTCGGGCCATTCAAGCACTTCGAGGGCGTGGGTCAATTTCTGGTAGAACTCCATGAAGCCCACTTCTTCCCCTTCCGCCTTGCGGGCCTGCATGGCCAGACGCAGGAAGTTGGCGATGGTCACACCGGGGATTTCCACGGGGTACTGGAACGCCAGGAACAGGCCTTTGCGGGCACGCTCGTCGGGTTCCATTTCCAGGATGTTCTCGCCGTCCAGCAGGATCTCGCCGGACTCGACGGTGTACTCGGGGTCCCCGATCAGGACTTTGGCAAGGGTGCTTTTGCCGTTGCCGTTGGGCCCCATGATGGCGTGCAGTTCGCCTTTGGGAACAATGAGGTTCACGCCGTTGAGGATTTTCTTGTCGCCGACAGAGACGTGTAAGTCACGGATTTCGAGTTGATGGGTCATGTGGTGGTGCCTCCATTGATTTGCTGTCCCACTGGGCTTTGTCTGTGGGTGTCCCGGGTCTGTCAGGATCTCGCTTATTGCGAGTCATTCCTAATACCAGAGTCCATTGTACGGGTCCAACCCCTCAAAGTCGAGTGATTTACTGTAGATTCTAGACCTTCTGCGAGACGCAAAATGTCCTGCAAGCACGATGGAGAAAAAGGTTCAGGTACTGGGATGGGGACAGGAGTTCTGTGGTTTAACCGGTCATGGAGGTGCAGTGTTGGATAAACTGTAAGAACATGGATCTTGAAAACCTGTTTAACAAAGAAGCAAAACACCTCAGGCGAGAAGCCCATCTGCTGACCACCACAGAAACCCCTTCAGGCATTGTTGGATACTGGGGCGGCCAATTTAAATATCCTTCCTCATTCTCAGATCAACAAAACACCCAACACATTCTGACATTGCTTTCACAGGCTGTTCCATCTGCACAACGGGGCCTCACCGCATTCCAGCATGAAGGTCCTGATGATGAAGCGCTGTATCAGGTCTGCACCGATTCTTATCCTCTGCTGGAGCCTGAACCCTTATACATGGTTCCTCGAACCAGCCTGCCACCCATTCAGGCCATCTGCCTTCATGGTTCCAGTGATGTGGAAAGGTGGCTCCAAAGCATGGGGCTCAGCCGAATGGACCACTGGAAACTCCCTGCAGACCTGGAAGACATGTACAACGATCTGGTGGGCTTTGAACCCTGGTTCTGGTGGCAGGAAGAAGGGATCGTGGCGGTTCTGAACCCCTGGCATGTCATGTGGCCAGACGATGAAATGTACAGCATTCCACCTGTGGAGCTGAAAGTGGGAACCCTCAGAGATGCAGAACCCTACTTGCAGATCTGGCATTCAAAGGCAAGTCAGGCGTTCTGGATGGATTCCAAAATCACATGATCCAGATCACTCAGAAATCCATCCCTTAAGGTTTCTTTCCCATCATCTCCACGAAAGCCTGCACCACCTGAGGATCAAAATGCCGCCCCGACTGGTTCTGGATGTGTTTCATCACGTCCTCTTCTGGCATGCCTTTGCGGTAGGGGCGGTCACTGGTCATGGCGTCCCACACATCCACCACAGAGAAAATCCGGGCTGCCAGTGGGATCTGCTCGCCTTCGAGGCCAAAGGGATAACCTGTGCCGTCCCATTTTTCGTGGTGGTAATACGGAATGTCGAGGTCTTTTTGCAGGTACTCAATGTCTCGCAGCATGGCATGCGCCCAGACCGGATGCTGCTTGATGATCTCGAATTCATGGCTGGTGAGTTTCCCTGGTTTGTGCAGGATCTCATCGGGGATGCCCAGTTTGCCGATGTCGTGGAGCAAAGCACCTCTGCGGATGTGCTCAAGGTCCTGACCTTCAATCCCCATGTGCTTTGCGAGGCGCATGCTGCTTTCCATCACCCTTTTGGAGTGGCCCTCGGTTTCCTTGTCCCTGAGGTCCAGTGCCCGCACCCAGCCTTCAAGTGTGGCGTCATAGGTGCGAATCAGTTGCTGGTTGGTGTGCCTGAGTTCCCGCATCAGGGCCTGCTGGTACACCGAAATCGCCAGATGGGAGGCGAGCAGTTCAAAGAAGGACAGCCACCATGCGTTGGGTCTGAGGGTGCCCCTGTGAAAGACCTCCAGAATGCCCAGCAGTTCCCCTTTGACCGTCAAAGGTGTGCCCACATAGCCGGTGAATCCTTCTCTCAAAAGAAACTCCTTTGAAGGAAGATCGAAACTGTCCGGGTCCAGGTGGTTGATGACCTGGGTTTTCATTTCTTTGAGCACAATTCCGGCAAGACCGTAAGTGCGGTGGATGCGGTACCCGTAGTCTGTGGGGGTGCGGTGCCCAATGGTGTCGATGAGTTCCAGGGTCTCAGTGCCCTTGTCGTAGAGGAAAAATACGGCGGCATCTGCCTGCAGGGCTTCACGGGTGTAGTACAGCACCAGTTTGAGGGTTTCGTGCCATTCCAGATGGTCGGTGATGCTGACCTGCAACTCCTGGAAGTAATACAGGGCGTTCAGGTAGCGCTGGAAGACATGCTGGCGGTACAGGGCCTTGCTGATGTGCTCCGAGAGTTCGGGCAGCAGGCTCCAGTGTTCCCCCTGCATTTCCCACACCTGGGTGCGCTGTTCATCAAGAGCAACAGAGAAAGTTCTGGAAGGGTCAAGGGTCTCAGTGTACAGCGGAGAAATGATCTGGCTGTCCATCAGGGTAAAACGCAGGCCCTCCTGCAGGAAGCGGGCCGTGCAGTCCAGAATCTCGGATTCACTGGTGTACTGGAAGATCTCCTGCAGAAATCGGTTCCAGCGTTCCATCATCTCCTGGTCCTGCACCAGCAGCACAGACTGATCAATCAGGCGGTAGAGTTTCCACAGGCCATGTGTGGCCTGCAACTGGGTGCCTTCCCGGAAGGCATTGACCCACGCTTCAAGATCCGCTGGAAGGGTCCAGCCTGCGGGTGCCTGCATCACCTCTCCATCTGCACGGAGCACCACCGGATTTGACAGCATCAACCTCTCCCCTCTCCAAACTTCTGCTGGAGGACAGTGTACCGAAAAAGCCCTGACCACTTGCTTACCCTGACAAAGCCTGTGCCGGGTTCAAACGGTCATCAAATCTGAACATCCGGGTTAACCACAGGCAACAATCCCAGCCGCCAGACGTAACGCTGGGCTCCCCTGATCTGAGTGTACCGCTGAAAGACCTCCAGAACTTCCTGTTGCAGGTTGAGCGCGTCCTGGTGGTCCAGTTGCAGGTAGGGATGGACGAAATTGAGCATCACAGCCGTTTCGGGCTGGAGGTCCAGATCTGTCTCGGCATTCAGGGCAAGTCGGGCATGCAACTGTCCGGTGGGGCCAGGAACGAACCGGAGCCCCCAGTCCTGATGGTGCTGCAAAAGCAGATGTTCCATCTGGTGCCGCATGAATGCGCTGACCTGCTCTTCTGCAGCGCCCAGATAAGAGGCCAGGGTGACTTCACTGGTGGAAGCGAAAGGAACAAAGTAGACCTGAGCTGTGGCCCGGTACACTTTCATGGGCCGTCCTGCACGCCGTCTGTGCTCTGTCACTTCCAGAAGGCCCAGAGCTGTGAGCCTCTTTATGGGATAAAGCAGAGCGTTGGTTTCCATGCCCAGCATTTCTGCTGCTTCATGGGCAGTCATGGGCTGCTGAACAAAAGGGGCCAGCAGACGCTGGGTTTCAGGTTTGAGCAGGGCATCTGCGGCCTCCTGACGGTGCAGGGTCAGCGTTCTATCCAAATTTTCACCTGTCATTTCATGTAGCTTACTTCAATACTTGAATTCATGAACGGTTCTTCTCTTGAAAGAAATCCTTTCCCAGCCTCCATTCCTGTGGTGTTTCTGCATGGAGCAGGCATCACCTCCTGGATGTGGCAGGACCTGATCTCTGGTCTCCCCTGGATGGAGGCTTTCACCCCGGATTACGGGACGTTCCAGCCTGATTTCACCATTGAACATACCGCGCATGACCTGCTCAGGCAGCTCCAGCAGCGGTTTCAGGGAAGGAGAGTTCATCTGGTTGGGCATTCGCTGGGAGGTGCTGTGACCCTGAAAATGCTGGAACTGGCTCCTGAGCGTTTTCTGTCTGTGGTGGTCAGTGGAAGCACCGTCCTGCCAATGGGCAGCATGGCCTTGCTCTTTCCAGTGATGGAATGGTCCTTGCCCCTGAACCAGACCCCTATGATGCTGGCACTTGCAGCCAGGGCCATGCAGGTGCCTCCCCATCACCGGGCAGCTTTTTTCAAGGACCAGAAAAGCATGACGAAAAAGGCCTTCAGGCAGATCATGAAAGAGGCTTCAAACTTCAGGCTCTCAGAGGGACTGAAAACCTGCACTGTGCCAGTTTTGGCCGTGGCAGGCAGCAAAGAAGTGGAAGTCAACCGCAAAAGTGCAAAAGCCATCCAGCAACACCTGCCCCAGGCTCTGGGAGGTGAAATCTCAGGGGGGCATCACGTGTGGTTTGCCCAGAAACCCCAACTTTTCAGGGAGGTGCTGGAACACTGGTTCAGAACAAAAGAAGTCCTGTCAAACCCCGAAATCCGACCCCTCTCTGGAAATCCAGGGCGGCTCAGTCTGGAATGAGTTCCTCAGGGGCAGGCCTCTCAAACCAGGTGGCCCACAGGTCCATTTCCTCTTTTGTGATCGGATACACCTTGCCATCCAGATTCCGGTTTCTGGCCTCCACCCTGGCTTTGAGTTCTTCGATGGGCACATCCAGATAGATCAATTCTGTTTTTGCTCCTGCTGCCCTTGCCCTCGCCCTGAAGGTTTCACGCTCTGTTCTGGACCAGACCCCATAATCGACCACCACGTTGATGCCCAGTTTCAATG
Above is a genomic segment from Deinococcus cellulosilyticus NBRC 106333 = KACC 11606 containing:
- a CDS encoding ArsR family transcriptional regulator, which gives rise to MDRTLTLHRQEAADALLKPETQRLLAPFVQQPMTAHEAAEMLGMETNALLYPIKRLTALGLLEVTEHRRRAGRPMKVYRATAQVYFVPFASTSEVTLASYLGAAEEQVSAFMRHQMEHLLLQHHQDWGLRFVPGPTGQLHARLALNAETDLDLQPETAVMLNFVHPYLQLDHQDALNLQQEVLEVFQRYTQIRGAQRYVWRLGLLPVVNPDVQI
- the sufB gene encoding Fe-S cluster assembly protein SufB, giving the protein MSEEIASINNTYEFGWSNPERYAVKAPKGLSREVVEMISKAKDEPEWMLEFRLKALDIYYSKPMPTWGADLSGLDMDEIYYYIKPEGINARSWDDVPEDVKQTFERLGIPEAERAALAGVGAQYESEMVYHNLKEEWEKLGVVFVSIEDGLKDYPDLFREYFATVIPPEDNKFAALNSAVWSGGSFVYIPKGVKVDIPLQTYFRINAESAGQFERTLIICDEGAQAHYIEGCTAPSYSRDSFHSGVIEIVVREGGRFRYSTIQNWSHNVYNLVTQRASVYKDGMMEWVDGNLGSKVTMKYPACYLLEEGARGEVLSIAMAGRGQHQDAGAKIVHFAPNTSGTIISKSISKDSGRSSYRGLVKIYEGAHGSKSNVECDALLLDEEARTDTYPYIEIQEKEASVGHEATVSKINDEQILYLQSRGLSEDEAAGLIVRGFIEPVAKELPLEYAVELNRLIELEMEGSVG
- a CDS encoding GAF and HD-GYP domain-containing protein, which produces MLSNPVVLRADGEVMQAPAGWTLPADLEAWVNAFREGTQLQATHGLWKLYRLIDQSVLLVQDQEMMERWNRFLQEIFQYTSESEILDCTARFLQEGLRFTLMDSQIISPLYTETLDPSRTFSVALDEQRTQVWEMQGEHWSLLPELSEHISKALYRQHVFQRYLNALYYFQELQVSITDHLEWHETLKLVLYYTREALQADAAVFFLYDKGTETLELIDTIGHRTPTDYGYRIHRTYGLAGIVLKEMKTQVINHLDPDSFDLPSKEFLLREGFTGYVGTPLTVKGELLGILEVFHRGTLRPNAWWLSFFELLASHLAISVYQQALMRELRHTNQQLIRTYDATLEGWVRALDLRDKETEGHSKRVMESSMRLAKHMGIEGQDLEHIRRGALLHDIGKLGIPDEILHKPGKLTSHEFEIIKQHPVWAHAMLRDIEYLQKDLDIPYYHHEKWDGTGYPFGLEGEQIPLAARIFSVVDVWDAMTSDRPYRKGMPEEDVMKHIQNQSGRHFDPQVVQAFVEMMGKKP
- a CDS encoding AAA family ATPase; the encoded protein is MMNWTDMSTQPTLYLMCGLPGAGKTTRAREIEQTAPALRLTPDEWMVPLFGEQHSTPELLRARDTIEGLLFELAERALKLGINVVVDYGVWSRTERETFRARARAAGAKTELIYLDVPIEELKARVEARNRNLDGKVYPITKEEMDLWATWFERPAPEELIPD
- a CDS encoding alpha/beta fold hydrolase encodes the protein MNGSSLERNPFPASIPVVFLHGAGITSWMWQDLISGLPWMEAFTPDYGTFQPDFTIEHTAHDLLRQLQQRFQGRRVHLVGHSLGGAVTLKMLELAPERFLSVVVSGSTVLPMGSMALLFPVMEWSLPLNQTPMMLALAARAMQVPPHHRAAFFKDQKSMTKKAFRQIMKEASNFRLSEGLKTCTVPVLAVAGSKEVEVNRKSAKAIQQHLPQALGGEISGGHHVWFAQKPQLFREVLEHWFRTKEVLSNPEIRPLSGNPGRLSLE
- the sufC gene encoding Fe-S cluster assembly ATPase SufC gives rise to the protein MTHQLEIRDLHVSVGDKKILNGVNLIVPKGELHAIMGPNGNGKSTLAKVLIGDPEYTVESGEILLDGENILEMEPDERARKGLFLAFQYPVEIPGVTIANFLRLAMQARKAEGEEVGFMEFYQKLTHALEVLEWPESVVERYLNEGFSGGEKKRNEILQMLMLEPEYIIMDETDSGLDVDALKIVAKGVNSMRGENLGGLIITHYQRLLDYIVPDKVHVIVNGRVVESGGPELAKKLDTEGYDWVKELAGA
- a CDS encoding NADPH-dependent FMN reductase yields the protein MARVILISTSLDPESKGRMLARWMQEHASGTLDFEWLDYGDHPLPDFDNDQIFNHPNTHFWREKILGAEGIILMFPVYNWSICANLKKLIETVGTHYPELGRTAVWFDKIITFVSVGGLHHSYMSYSSAAMSLMLDFKCIINPYMVYARSADIEHGDILETAGGHELKARIRKTLTVKKELLDRLANRQYQSTWEV